A part of Saccharomonospora amisosensis genomic DNA contains:
- a CDS encoding cryptochrome/photolyase family protein, with the protein MSHGCFDRLFTRDLRVHDNPMLCAAARSAQRVIPLFVLDESILRSDYNRPNRACFLADCLRDLDARLRELGARLVIRRGHVPEVVAQLAEEHAAKEVHISSDVSSYAKGRETALRNSLRDNGRTLVIHDGVINVVSPGLLVPAARDHYAMFTPYFRRWSEAPMRSLASTPPRLRMPRIEPGTVPSASEICTGQPSSNLPPGGEQAARAKLDAWLSGPLRVYHRVYDSVADDATSRLSPHLHFGSLSATELVARTGRSSAGAHAFVRQLAWRDFFHQVLAARPSATSQDYRPRGGHWRTCDREMAAWRDGRTGFPIVDAGMRQLSVEGWMHNRARLIVASFLTKTLYLDWRWGARHFRDLLVDADMANNQLNWQWVAGTGTDSRPNRVLNPLLQARRYDPDGDYVRRYVPELADVPGAAVHMPWELRDRERARLDYPDPIVDLRQARARFLEARGKRRYDSAGQWPCQP; encoded by the coding sequence GTGAGCCATGGGTGTTTCGATCGCCTCTTCACCCGTGACCTGCGGGTCCATGACAATCCGATGTTGTGTGCGGCCGCAAGATCGGCGCAGCGCGTCATACCGCTCTTCGTGTTGGATGAGTCAATCCTCCGCAGCGACTATAACCGCCCTAATAGAGCCTGCTTTCTCGCCGACTGCCTTCGCGACCTGGACGCCCGATTACGTGAGCTCGGTGCCCGGTTGGTCATCCGGCGAGGCCATGTCCCCGAAGTAGTCGCCCAACTCGCCGAGGAGCATGCCGCAAAAGAGGTGCACATCTCCTCTGATGTCAGTAGTTACGCGAAAGGCAGGGAAACCGCACTGCGCAACAGCCTCCGAGACAACGGTCGAACCTTGGTGATCCACGATGGAGTGATCAACGTGGTCAGCCCTGGCTTGCTGGTTCCTGCCGCCCGCGATCACTATGCGATGTTCACCCCTTACTTCCGGCGGTGGTCCGAGGCGCCGATGCGCTCACTGGCCTCCACTCCACCTCGCCTACGAATGCCACGCATCGAGCCTGGCACCGTTCCCTCGGCGAGTGAGATCTGCACAGGGCAGCCCTCTTCAAACCTGCCTCCGGGCGGTGAACAGGCGGCGCGGGCGAAGCTGGATGCCTGGCTGAGCGGTCCCCTGCGCGTGTATCACCGCGTCTACGACTCCGTTGCCGACGATGCGACATCTCGTTTGTCCCCGCATCTACACTTCGGCTCGTTGTCCGCGACGGAACTGGTTGCTCGAACAGGACGGAGCTCCGCGGGGGCACACGCGTTCGTCCGCCAATTGGCCTGGCGCGACTTCTTCCATCAAGTTCTCGCGGCTCGGCCCAGCGCGACAAGCCAGGATTATCGCCCGCGCGGTGGCCACTGGCGCACCTGCGACCGCGAGATGGCGGCATGGCGCGACGGGCGCACGGGTTTCCCGATCGTCGACGCGGGAATGCGCCAGCTGTCCGTGGAGGGATGGATGCACAACCGTGCGCGGCTGATCGTGGCGAGCTTCCTGACGAAGACGCTGTACCTGGACTGGCGGTGGGGAGCTCGGCATTTCCGTGACCTACTCGTGGACGCGGATATGGCCAACAATCAACTCAACTGGCAGTGGGTAGCTGGTACAGGCACCGACAGCAGACCCAACCGGGTATTGAACCCGCTGCTGCAAGCACGACGTTATGACCCGGATGGCGACTACGTGAGGCGTTACGTACCCGAACTCGCCGATGTCCCCGGTGCAGCGGTGCACATGCCATGGGAGCTCCGAGACCGTGAACGCGCACGACTCGACTATCCGGACCCTATTGTTGATCTACGTCAGGCCCGGGCCCGTTTCCTCGAGGCTCGAGGAAAGCGTAGATACGATTCGGCGGGACAATGGCCATGCCAACCCTAG
- a CDS encoding DUF222 domain-containing protein, producing MHETTQNPKRDSVADLGLSVVREIRGIEREIARLQAVQCQKIVAFAARRDSASEAATELSLVLSIGESEARKRVELANALASRLPNTHRAMAKGKIDVHKASKIAVPTACLSDEQAREVDTVMSTRLADKTATQLRRATSYVVHKIDPAGAAARAMLRRGDRKVVLSHRDDGMSRLLIDLPAEVATAAYARADRMARQLRGKREPRTLSQLRADVLADVLLGRDSGGTGSPRAEIFVYVDLRTLAGLNNDPAQLAGHGAIPAWVARELASNPSSVWRRVVTDSLTGTPVEVGTKRYRPPKVTDEFVRIRDRECRFPGCHRPSQFGDSDQATEWNQSGETNAENLVGYCRRHHRLRQSPGWLYRLNRETQHLTVQTPSGATFSGRPEPLHEPEPA from the coding sequence ATGCATGAAACCACCCAGAACCCCAAGCGCGACTCAGTCGCTGACCTCGGCTTGAGTGTTGTTCGCGAGATTCGAGGAATCGAGCGAGAAATTGCACGATTACAGGCCGTTCAATGCCAGAAGATCGTTGCGTTCGCGGCTCGACGAGATAGTGCTTCCGAAGCGGCCACGGAGCTTTCGTTAGTGCTTTCCATTGGCGAATCGGAGGCGCGAAAGAGAGTCGAACTCGCAAATGCCTTGGCCAGCCGGTTGCCGAATACCCACCGAGCCATGGCGAAGGGGAAGATCGATGTCCACAAGGCTTCGAAGATCGCCGTACCCACTGCCTGCCTTTCGGATGAACAGGCGCGCGAGGTCGACACCGTCATGTCCACACGGCTGGCCGACAAGACCGCCACACAATTGCGTCGTGCCACCAGCTACGTCGTACACAAGATCGATCCGGCTGGTGCGGCGGCCCGTGCCATGCTCAGGCGAGGTGACCGAAAAGTGGTGTTGAGCCACCGAGATGACGGAATGTCCCGACTCCTGATTGATCTACCGGCCGAAGTGGCAACTGCCGCTTACGCGCGCGCCGATCGAATGGCCCGGCAGTTGCGGGGCAAGCGTGAACCTCGGACATTGAGCCAGTTGCGTGCGGATGTGCTGGCTGACGTGCTGCTGGGTCGTGATTCCGGTGGGACCGGAAGTCCGAGAGCGGAGATATTCGTCTATGTAGACCTGCGGACTCTTGCCGGTCTGAACAATGACCCAGCGCAGCTTGCCGGGCACGGCGCCATTCCTGCTTGGGTGGCACGTGAGCTAGCCTCCAACCCGTCAAGTGTCTGGCGGAGAGTAGTCACGGACTCGCTGACCGGAACGCCGGTCGAGGTCGGGACGAAACGCTACCGCCCGCCGAAGGTGACTGACGAGTTTGTTCGGATACGGGACCGGGAATGCCGATTTCCTGGTTGCCACAGGCCCAGCCAGTTCGGCGACTCGGACCAGGCGACGGAGTGGAACCAGAGTGGAGAGACTAACGCCGAGAATCTTGTTGGGTACTGTCGACGTCACCACAGGCTTCGCCAGTCACCTGGGTGGCTCTATCGGCTGAACCGGGAGACACAACACCTCACGGTCCAGACCCCGTCGGGGGCAACGTTCAGCGGCCGGCCTGAACCTCTGCACGAACCCGAACCGGCGTAG
- a CDS encoding PIG-L family deacetylase, translated as MATLVTFHAHPDDECIGCGGTMRKAHEQGHRVVLVVATRGEHGEVPDGLLLEGEPLSQRRVAETYASAEILGADRVEFLDYVDSGMMGEPNNDEPGSFWTASVEAAAERLAAILREEQADALTCYDDNGGYGHPDHIQVHRVGLRAGALAGTPRVYQNTINRDHLMRGMRLFAEGSATSGIEVPEPNREFGKPESVITTAVDVTPYLALKRQAMRAHASQIGEQSFFLTLPDEAFAFAFGTEWFIREGQGPGVTETDLLAGL; from the coding sequence ATGGCGACTCTCGTAACCTTCCACGCCCATCCGGACGACGAATGCATCGGCTGCGGCGGAACCATGCGCAAGGCCCATGAACAGGGGCATCGTGTTGTCCTGGTCGTCGCGACTCGCGGCGAGCATGGCGAGGTTCCGGACGGGTTGCTCTTGGAAGGGGAACCCCTGTCACAACGACGTGTTGCCGAAACGTACGCATCAGCGGAAATCCTCGGAGCCGATCGTGTTGAGTTCCTCGACTATGTCGACTCGGGAATGATGGGCGAGCCGAACAACGACGAGCCGGGTTCGTTCTGGACCGCATCCGTAGAGGCAGCAGCTGAGCGACTCGCCGCTATTTTGCGTGAGGAGCAGGCTGACGCCCTGACCTGTTATGACGACAACGGTGGATACGGGCATCCGGACCATATCCAGGTCCATCGCGTCGGTCTGCGAGCCGGGGCACTGGCCGGCACGCCGCGCGTCTACCAGAACACCATCAATCGAGATCACCTGATGCGCGGCATGCGCTTGTTCGCCGAGGGTTCCGCTACGTCGGGCATCGAGGTGCCGGAGCCGAACCGGGAATTCGGGAAGCCCGAGTCCGTCATCACGACGGCTGTTGACGTGACGCCCTACCTTGCATTGAAACGGCAGGCGATGCGTGCACACGCCAGCCAGATCGGTGAGCAGTCCTTCTTCCTGACGCTGCCTGACGAGGCTTTCGCATTCGCCTTCGGTACGGAGTGGTTCATCCGGGAAGGGCAGGGGCCTGGAGTCACCGAGACCGATTTGCTGGCCGGGCTGTGA
- a CDS encoding IS1634 family transposase, whose protein sequence is MAYVRTVKTASGARAVQIVHSSRRGSRDIEHVGSAHDDAELERLRAVARQRMLAGQGELGLGLDAGGAGGPLPIRSSRMGHLWDAMAHVYGVLGFDTAAGGDEVFRCLVLARIIEATSKLDALRVLDEAGIEPPSYATVKRHLPAYAKDSWRERLSAACAAQADLGPASLVLYDVSTLYFETDTADGFREPGFSKERRLEPQITLGLLTDATGFPLMVNAFEGNIAETTTMLPVIESFRAAHPLKDVTVVADAGMISAANQKAIEAAGLSFILGMRIPDVPYVVAEWRRQHPDTDIPDGHIFTQPWPAGHTDNRRDQVMYYQYKADRARRTLRGIDEQVAKAEKAVKGEVAVKRNRFVQLSGATKTVNRTLEAKARALAGIKGYVTNLDDPTPEFVIGAYHRLFQIEKSFRMSKHDLQSRPIYHHKKESIEAHLTIVFAALAVSRWLEDHTGWSIKKFVQTARRYRTIEIQAGEHTITAADPIPDDLHRVLDAIHRNESAH, encoded by the coding sequence GTGGCGTATGTGCGCACGGTGAAGACGGCCTCGGGTGCGAGGGCGGTGCAGATCGTGCACTCCTCGCGGCGTGGGTCGCGTGATATCGAGCATGTCGGGTCGGCGCATGATGATGCTGAGCTGGAACGGTTGAGGGCGGTGGCGCGGCAGCGGATGCTCGCGGGACAAGGCGAACTCGGTCTGGGCCTCGATGCGGGCGGGGCCGGTGGGCCGTTGCCGATCAGGTCGTCGCGGATGGGGCATCTTTGGGATGCCATGGCGCATGTCTATGGCGTGCTCGGGTTCGACACCGCAGCCGGCGGCGACGAGGTGTTCCGGTGTCTGGTGCTGGCGCGGATCATCGAGGCGACCAGCAAGCTCGACGCACTGCGGGTCCTGGACGAGGCTGGGATTGAGCCGCCCTCGTATGCGACGGTGAAACGGCACCTGCCCGCGTATGCCAAGGACTCGTGGCGGGAGCGCCTGTCGGCAGCATGCGCGGCGCAGGCTGATCTGGGGCCGGCGAGTTTGGTGCTGTACGACGTGTCGACGTTGTACTTCGAAACCGACACCGCTGACGGGTTTCGTGAGCCTGGTTTTTCCAAGGAGCGGCGGTTGGAGCCGCAGATCACCCTCGGTCTGCTCACCGACGCGACGGGGTTTCCGTTGATGGTCAACGCTTTCGAGGGCAACATCGCCGAGACCACCACGATGCTGCCGGTGATCGAGTCCTTCAGGGCCGCGCACCCGCTCAAGGACGTGACTGTGGTGGCCGACGCGGGCATGATCTCCGCGGCCAACCAGAAGGCGATCGAGGCAGCGGGATTGTCGTTCATCCTCGGCATGCGCATCCCCGACGTGCCCTACGTGGTCGCCGAGTGGCGCCGGCAGCATCCCGACACCGACATCCCCGACGGGCACATCTTCACCCAGCCGTGGCCTGCCGGGCACACCGACAACCGGCGTGACCAGGTCATGTACTACCAGTACAAAGCCGACCGGGCCCGACGTACCCTGCGCGGCATCGATGAGCAGGTCGCCAAAGCTGAGAAAGCGGTCAAGGGCGAGGTGGCGGTCAAACGCAACCGGTTCGTGCAGCTCTCCGGCGCCACCAAGACCGTCAACCGCACCCTGGAGGCCAAAGCGCGGGCGCTGGCTGGGATCAAGGGCTATGTCACCAACCTCGACGACCCAACACCCGAGTTCGTCATCGGGGCCTACCACCGGCTGTTCCAGATCGAGAAGTCGTTCCGAATGTCCAAACACGACCTCCAATCCAGGCCGATCTACCACCACAAAAAGGAATCCATCGAAGCGCACCTCACCATCGTGTTCGCCGCGCTGGCCGTCAGCCGTTGGCTCGAAGACCACACCGGCTGGTCGATCAAGAAGTTCGTCCAGACCGCCCGGCGCTACCGCACCATCGAAATCCAAGCCGGCGAACACACCATCACCGCCGCCGACCCCATACCCGACGACCTCCACCGCGTGCTCGACGCCATCCACCGCAACGAAAGTGCGCACTAA